In a genomic window of Drosophila takahashii strain IR98-3 E-12201 chromosome 3L, DtakHiC1v2, whole genome shotgun sequence:
- the LOC108066524 gene encoding DC-STAMP domain-containing protein 2 isoform X1: protein MDESDRSEVYLWTFKLVAPYVMVGYLTGLVMTLAWNWWQLGHLDVGINLTFAIPVLVALGLFYSRPVRCILALSVPSLCSSRGRAFLISLAFVLAALGPTANILANLQVMLRSLACGQEVLRQALGQMLDVIMEPVNAIQLAVNLLLHEVRRVLNLAMVVLLRLQQHLIAIIDTLKNCAAWLKSVVDLCNAEMGTPWSRCKKTAHHAMVRCQAKMGIFKALCQATKLFLALCYPAKLIDVFCSGYWDLSWGLLDKILERYREFVRHIEQMFDANITFEHEFYFDTNSSKSLADVGEEILHDISQRLSPFIFLNGFVDILCWVMVATVFFKAIIFYLRYMYSRQFQNVFLTKVLVVIDKRHEKHGYDPLLPLQRLERSKYMKLTSLRLTLFEFVSIMENACFMMTTCLQLFAICFLDYALFWLLATMSFHGHQEAGLEVPAYIDLEIKGGGFVGDVMRGIANAFRPLTQKSILDTNPCLPLPVKPDYTKYVLILLLCLLSWMILLAEPYVLRTRHLIMAFFYPERAKERALFLYNSIADDRTSLFKFARRRKRNEFNHRRNVEHLNWLSNIFYWIMGWCCCCCSRWQNKERCTICARSLTISTRNPCDTPGCKGVYCEECFEKSHKKCCLCNRPLEYGDFSDVSEVNDSSEDSEQETFGEKRYREICGRNRKERQKNDNKP from the exons ATGGATGAAAGTGACCGCAGCGAAGTGTACTTGTGGACGTTCAAGCTGGTGGCGCCGTACGTGATGGTTGGCTACCTGACGGGGCTCGTGATGACACTCGCTTGGAACTGGTGGCAACTGGGACACTTGGACGTGGGCATCAACCTGACCTTCGCGATTCCGGTGCTCGTGGCCCTGGGACTCTTCTACAGTCGACCTGTAAG GTGCATCCTGGCTCTGTCCGTTCCCTCGCTGTGCAGCTCGAGGGGCAGGGCATTCCTTATCAGCCTCGCCTTCGTCCTGGCCGCTTTGGGACCCACGGCCAACATCCTGGCCAATCTGCAGGTGATGCTGCGCAGCCTGGCCTGCGGTCAGGAGGTGTTGCGCCAGGCGCTTGGCCAAATGCTGGACGTGATCATGGAGCCGGTGAATGCCATCCAATTGGCGGTGAATCTCTTGCTGCACGAAGTGCGTCGCGTGCTCAATTTGGCcatggtggtgctgctgcgcCTCCAGCAGCATCTGATAGCCATTA TTGATACGCTTAAGAACTGCGCCGCCTGGCTGAAATCTGTGGTGGATTTGTGCAACGCAGAGATGGGAACTCCTTGGTCGCGCTGCAAGAAGACGGCTCATCATGCAATGGTCAGGTGCCAGGCCAAGATGGGCATATTCAAGGCGCTCTGTCAGGCCACCAAGCTCTTCCTCGCCCTCTGCTACCCCGCCAAACTAATTGATGTGTTCTGCAGCGGCTACTGGGATCTCAGCTGGGGCCTTCTGGACAAGATCTTGGAGC GCTACCGCGAATTTGTGCGGCACATAGAGCAAATGTTTGACGCCAATATCACCTTCGAGCACGAGTTTTACTTCGATACCAACTCTTCTAAAAGTCTGGCCGATGTGGGCGAGGAGATACTGCATGATATCAGCCAGCGATTGTCGCCCTTCATCTTTCTCAACGGCTTTGTGGACATTCTCTGCTGGGTCATGGTGGCCACGGTGTTTTTTAA AGCCATCATCTTCTACCTGCGCTACATGTACAGCCGGCAGTTTCAGAATGTTTTCCTGACCAAAGTCCTAGTTGTTATCGACAAGCGGCACGAAAAGCATGGCTATGATCCCTTGCTGCCGCTTCAAAGGCTGGAGAGGTCCAAGTACATGAAG CTCACTAGCCTCCGTTTGACCCTCTTCGAGTTCGTTTCGATCATGGAGAACGCCTGCTTTATGATGACCACCTGCCTGCAGCTGTTCGCCATTTGCTTCCTGGACTACGCGCTCTTTTGGCTGCTGGCCACGATGTCCTTCCATGGCCACCAGGAGGCTGGGCTCGAGGTGCCCGCCTACATCGATCTGGAGATCAAGGGCGGTGGCTTTGTGGGCGATGTTATGCGGGGCATTGCCAATGCTTTTAGACCCCTCACGCAGAAAAGCATCCTGGACACAAATCCCTGCCTGCCGCTACCCGTTAAGCCCGACTATACGAAATATGTGCTGATTTTGTTACTCTGCCTGCTCTCCTGGATGATCCTGCTGGCCGAGCCGTATGTTCTGCGCACTCGCCATCTCATCATGGCCTTCTTTTACCCGGAACGAGCCAAGGAAAGGGCCCTCTTCCTATACAACAGTATTGCCGATGATCGAA CAAGCCTCTTTAAGTTTGCCCGTCGCAGGAAGCGAAATGAATTCAACCACAGGCGAAATGTGGAGCACCTCAATTGGCTgagcaatatattttattggattatgggctggtgctgctgctgctgctcccgctGGCAGAACAAGGAGAGGTGCACCATTTGCGCTCGTTCGTTGACAAT TTCCACTCGTAATCCCTGCGACACTCCAGGCTGCAAGGGGGTTTACTGCGAAGAATGCTTTGAGAAGTCGCACAAGAAGTGCTGTCTGTGCAATAGACCCTTGGAATATGGGGATTTCTCTGACGTTTCCGAAGTAAA CGATTCTTCGGAGGATTCCGAACAGGAGACATTCGGTGAGAAGCGCTACAGGGAGATCTGCGGCAGAAACAGGAAGGAACGGCAGAAGAATGACAACAAACCGTAG
- the LOC108066524 gene encoding DC-STAMP domain-containing protein 2 isoform X2 — MDESDRSEVYLWTFKLVAPYVMVGYLTGLVMTLAWNWWQLGHLDVGINLTFAIPVLVALGLFYSRPVRCILALSVPSLCSSRGRAFLISLAFVLAALGPTANILANLQVMLRSLACGQEVLRQALGQMLDVIMEPVNAIQLAVNLLLHEVRRVLNLAMVVLLRLQQHLIAIIDTLKNCAAWLKSVVDLCNAEMGTPWSRCKKTAHHAMVRCQAKMGIFKALCQATKLFLALCYPAKLIDVFCSGYWDLSWGLLDKILERYREFVRHIEQMFDANITFEHEFYFDTNSSKSLADVGEEILHDISQRLSPFIFLNGFVDILCWVMVATVFFNRQFQNVFLTKVLVVIDKRHEKHGYDPLLPLQRLERSKYMKLTSLRLTLFEFVSIMENACFMMTTCLQLFAICFLDYALFWLLATMSFHGHQEAGLEVPAYIDLEIKGGGFVGDVMRGIANAFRPLTQKSILDTNPCLPLPVKPDYTKYVLILLLCLLSWMILLAEPYVLRTRHLIMAFFYPERAKERALFLYNSIADDRTSLFKFARRRKRNEFNHRRNVEHLNWLSNIFYWIMGWCCCCCSRWQNKERCTICARSLTISTRNPCDTPGCKGVYCEECFEKSHKKCCLCNRPLEYGDFSDVSEVNDSSEDSEQETFGEKRYREICGRNRKERQKNDNKP; from the exons ATGGATGAAAGTGACCGCAGCGAAGTGTACTTGTGGACGTTCAAGCTGGTGGCGCCGTACGTGATGGTTGGCTACCTGACGGGGCTCGTGATGACACTCGCTTGGAACTGGTGGCAACTGGGACACTTGGACGTGGGCATCAACCTGACCTTCGCGATTCCGGTGCTCGTGGCCCTGGGACTCTTCTACAGTCGACCTGTAAG GTGCATCCTGGCTCTGTCCGTTCCCTCGCTGTGCAGCTCGAGGGGCAGGGCATTCCTTATCAGCCTCGCCTTCGTCCTGGCCGCTTTGGGACCCACGGCCAACATCCTGGCCAATCTGCAGGTGATGCTGCGCAGCCTGGCCTGCGGTCAGGAGGTGTTGCGCCAGGCGCTTGGCCAAATGCTGGACGTGATCATGGAGCCGGTGAATGCCATCCAATTGGCGGTGAATCTCTTGCTGCACGAAGTGCGTCGCGTGCTCAATTTGGCcatggtggtgctgctgcgcCTCCAGCAGCATCTGATAGCCATTA TTGATACGCTTAAGAACTGCGCCGCCTGGCTGAAATCTGTGGTGGATTTGTGCAACGCAGAGATGGGAACTCCTTGGTCGCGCTGCAAGAAGACGGCTCATCATGCAATGGTCAGGTGCCAGGCCAAGATGGGCATATTCAAGGCGCTCTGTCAGGCCACCAAGCTCTTCCTCGCCCTCTGCTACCCCGCCAAACTAATTGATGTGTTCTGCAGCGGCTACTGGGATCTCAGCTGGGGCCTTCTGGACAAGATCTTGGAGC GCTACCGCGAATTTGTGCGGCACATAGAGCAAATGTTTGACGCCAATATCACCTTCGAGCACGAGTTTTACTTCGATACCAACTCTTCTAAAAGTCTGGCCGATGTGGGCGAGGAGATACTGCATGATATCAGCCAGCGATTGTCGCCCTTCATCTTTCTCAACGGCTTTGTGGACATTCTCTGCTGGGTCATGGTGGCCACGGTGTTTTTTAA CCGGCAGTTTCAGAATGTTTTCCTGACCAAAGTCCTAGTTGTTATCGACAAGCGGCACGAAAAGCATGGCTATGATCCCTTGCTGCCGCTTCAAAGGCTGGAGAGGTCCAAGTACATGAAG CTCACTAGCCTCCGTTTGACCCTCTTCGAGTTCGTTTCGATCATGGAGAACGCCTGCTTTATGATGACCACCTGCCTGCAGCTGTTCGCCATTTGCTTCCTGGACTACGCGCTCTTTTGGCTGCTGGCCACGATGTCCTTCCATGGCCACCAGGAGGCTGGGCTCGAGGTGCCCGCCTACATCGATCTGGAGATCAAGGGCGGTGGCTTTGTGGGCGATGTTATGCGGGGCATTGCCAATGCTTTTAGACCCCTCACGCAGAAAAGCATCCTGGACACAAATCCCTGCCTGCCGCTACCCGTTAAGCCCGACTATACGAAATATGTGCTGATTTTGTTACTCTGCCTGCTCTCCTGGATGATCCTGCTGGCCGAGCCGTATGTTCTGCGCACTCGCCATCTCATCATGGCCTTCTTTTACCCGGAACGAGCCAAGGAAAGGGCCCTCTTCCTATACAACAGTATTGCCGATGATCGAA CAAGCCTCTTTAAGTTTGCCCGTCGCAGGAAGCGAAATGAATTCAACCACAGGCGAAATGTGGAGCACCTCAATTGGCTgagcaatatattttattggattatgggctggtgctgctgctgctgctcccgctGGCAGAACAAGGAGAGGTGCACCATTTGCGCTCGTTCGTTGACAAT TTCCACTCGTAATCCCTGCGACACTCCAGGCTGCAAGGGGGTTTACTGCGAAGAATGCTTTGAGAAGTCGCACAAGAAGTGCTGTCTGTGCAATAGACCCTTGGAATATGGGGATTTCTCTGACGTTTCCGAAGTAAA CGATTCTTCGGAGGATTCCGAACAGGAGACATTCGGTGAGAAGCGCTACAGGGAGATCTGCGGCAGAAACAGGAAGGAACGGCAGAAGAATGACAACAAACCGTAG